In Melospiza georgiana isolate bMelGeo1 chromosome 31, bMelGeo1.pri, whole genome shotgun sequence, the genomic window ACAGTGCTGTGGCTCAGGGTGCTGTTCTCTTTCTTGGCAGGCACCCACTTCCTCCGTGTCATCCCCGACAgtggccctgcagcccagaaCCCCGAGCAGGTGAAGCGGGTGCTGTTCTGCACCGGCAAGGTGTACTATGACCTGACCCGCGAGCGCAAGGCCCGGCAGATGGAGGCCGATGTGGCCATCACCAGGGTGGAGCAGGTGAGCAGCGTCCTGCCAGCACCGTGCCTGCGGGCTGGGGGTTCTGCAGCCCCTGAGACACTGCCCCACATCTCCTGTGACACCACTCTCTGCCCCCCGCAGCTCTCCCCGTTCCCCTTTGACCTCCTCCAGCGGGAAGCCCAGAAATACCCAGCTGCCGAGCTGGTGTGGTGCCAGGAGGAGCACAAGAACCAGGGTTACTATGACTATGTCAAACCCCGCCTTCGCACCACCATCAACCGTGCAAAGCCTGTCTGGTAAGGATGCAGGGGCTGGCTcagaggctgggagggagctggtcGGTACAAACCCTTCTCACGGCTCACCTTCTCCCTGGCAGGTATGCAGGGCGggagccagcagctgcccctgccacTGGCAATAAGAAAACCCACCTGACAGAGCTGCAGCGGCTCCTCGACACGGCCTTCAACCTCGATGCCTTCAAGGACCTGGCCTGAGCGCCGGCGCGGCATAGCATGCtcctctgtctgtctgtccgtctcTCTGTCCTTCGCTCGCCTCCCCCCCTCAACTACAGATCTTGTCAACCCCATACTGGTGCCTCGAGTCCTTGTCTGCCTCATGCCAGGGTGGCTCTGGTGCAGCCACCCTGGGGAGCATGAGGGTctgggggctgcctgctgccatgGTGGGTAAGACCCATGGCCCCCCAGAATGTCTGCTCCCTGGGGCTCTTCTCTGGGGGTGTCCTGTACCCCACAAGAGGGGCTGGTCCCCACAGCTCTTCTACTGTCCAGTGCAGTGAGTCAGGTTCTTCCCAGTTCCTCTCAGTCTTCGACTTGCCCGTGTGCAGCCACTGCCTCTTGAAGGCAGGACATGGGGCATGTCCTGAGGGCCCAGGCAGGTGTGAGTGTGCTGTGCCCATGTCTCAGCTTTGCCTGTCCTCGGGGAGCATGTTCTTCCCCTCTCAtcccccagctctgagcccccacagggacagacagggctggtgctgggtgCCGTGTCCTCTCATTGGAGATCCTGAGTGGAGTCGAGGGAGGTGATCTCCGTAACGGGGCTCATTGTTGGCACCTCCCGAGCCCACCGCGTCCTCCCGCAGGAGCCCTTGGGGGATGGGGGCGAtagggcagccccagctgggactCGCTGTCGGTGTCCCCAGAACCCACCGCCGCTTTTCGGGTCGGTAGGTCTTTCAGTGCAGGGGTGAGGTCGGGGTGTACGCGTGCCACGCCCCGCCGCATCCCCCTGGCTGCGCAGTCACACACCGGGTCGCACACGGTGTCCCCGCGCGCACACCGGTGCCAGGTGCCACATGCGCGCGCGTCTGGCGGTGCCGCCGCTGCGGTCGCGCTCCTCGCGCACACGGGGCCGCGCGCTCCCCCAGTGCCCtcgccccgctccccgccgcggCCCGGACCCTTCGGCGCTCGGCTACCCGCGCCTggccgggcgggggcggggcctgcATACTGATGAGCGCGCGGCCCCATTGTGCGCGGCGGCGTCCGGGCCCCGcctcccggccccgccccccgcggAGCTGCGGCCGCGCGCGGCTGAAGATCCCGCGCAGCCTCCGCGCAGCCGCGCGCGCCCCGCGCCGCCAGGGCCATCTTGGGCCGCCGCCGCGGTGAGAGCGGGAGCGCCGGGCGGGGGGACGGGGCGGAAGGCGGGCGGGGCTGGCGGTGCCCCCGCGGGCCCCCCCCGCCGTGCCGGGGGTGGTGggggtggttgccatggcaatgagggggcccggccccggggcctGTCCCTGCGGTGCCGCCGGGGAAGGAGCGGAGGGGGCTGTCACCTCCGGCGAGGGGCGCCGGGGGCCGGTGCTTCCGCGGTGGCGGCTCCCGGGAGCCGGGGCAGGCCCGCCGCGGGTGTTCCACTCTCCTTGTCTTTCCTCGCGGCAACCCCGTCTCCGCCGCCCTCCCGCGGCGCCGGGAGGAACCGAAAGCGCCGGTGACCCCCGCGGCCCCCCGCTGGCGGGCCCGGCTGGAAATACCCCGGGCAGCGGGGCGCAgtgccgggccggggccgcgtCCCTTCCCCGGGAAGTCCCCGTGGTTCCACCCGCCCGCAGGCGCGGGGGAAGCCCCCGACGCCCGCCGCCCCGGGGAGCTTTGACGCCGCGGTGGCCGGCGCGGAGCGGGGGGGCGGCCCGGAGCGGGGGCGGCGCGTGCCGGCCGGTGCCCCGTGCCAGCCGCGGGCCGGACGCCGAGCCCCGGCCGCGGAGGCTGGGGGGTCGCGAAGCCTACGGGCTgcccccccgccccggcctctCCGGGGGCGGCCGCCCCTCACCCGCCGCTCCACTGCTTCCCGCAGCCCCAGTGACAGACGGTGCCGCCGTCCCGCAGTGCCCGCCGCGGCCTCGGAAGACCCAGCCCACACCCGCTGATGAGCTCCATGAACCCCATGAAACCCTCGCTGCCGCCTGCGCCCCACGGGTGGGCGCCGGGGCAGCgttcctccatccatccatccatccatccatccatccatccatccatccatccatccatccatccatccatccatccctccctccctccctccctctctccctcaatccctccatccctccctccatccttccatccatgcGTCTATCCATCCCCTtgtctgtccctccatcccttccatTCTTCATCTCTCCATTTCTTCAAGTCCTCCATCCCTCCGTCCTTCCATCCCTCTGTCCTTCATCttcattaatttgtttttctttctagtGATGGTTCATTTGCATACGAGGCTGTTCCTTGGCAACCAAGCACCAATCAGCCGCCGGGATCCCTCTCCGTGGTAACCACTGTCTGGGGTGTCAGCAACCCCTCCCAGAGCCAGGTACCAGCAGTACCCCCACCGCAGGCCTCCCTCGCACCTGGATGCTACTGCCCCTGCCTGACCCACTGCCTCCCATTGCGCCCTCCAGGTTTTTGGCAGCCCCATGGGCCCTGGGGGAAGCAGCTCAAGCACTCCACTgctgcctggcatggcaggcACCAGCTCGGGCATGAGCTCCCCACCattcctgccacagcagccctTTGCTGAGGGGGCCCCAGGGAAGGGCTATGTGCAGCCCAGTGTCTATGGGCGCAACACCTACTCCAATGGGCCGGGATTCGCTGCCAGGTAAGGCCAGCCCTGTTCTTTGTGGTCTGGCatgtgccctgctgcagggagggccaCTGCATTCCCCTTACTGCTTCTCTGTTCTTCAGCTACAATGGTGGCCCGAGTGGCCCTGGAGGGATGGGGCTCGCCTCGCATGCCAGCCGGGCCACTGCTGATTTcacccaggcagcagcagctgctgctgtggctgctgctgctgccacagccacggccacagcCACGGCGACGGTGGCGGCACTGCAGGAGaaacagagccaggagctgagccAGTATGGTGCGGTAAGAACCTGGATGTGGCAGAACTGGGGAGCTGACAGCCCCCCTGGCCTGCTCTGACCCTTCTGTCTTTGTTGCTGCagatgggcacagggcagtCTTTCAGCAACCAGTTCCTGCCCCATGCTGGACCCCGTGGCCCCAACAGCATGAGCCCAGCTGGCATGGCAGGTGTTGTGGCCCCTTCTGGTGTCTCCCCTGTGAGCATGAGCCCAGTGCGGGCGCCCGGGACTGGCCCCCTCTATGGTGGGCAGCGAGTGCCTCAGCACACCTACCCTGGAcctccccagagccagcagctgccccGCCAGGGCCTCAAGCGGGGGTACTCCAATGAGGTGAGTGCCGCGTTGGTGAGGGCTATGGCATGTGGTTGGGCCCCTTCCCCACTGGTGCTGACTCCCTGGCCCCACAGGGATACCCACCACAGCAGTACCTCCAGGGCGGGCAGTACGCTGCAGCTGGTGCCCAGTATCCCCCCAGCGCCCCCCAGTCCTCCGCTCCGTCCCCCTCAtaccctggccacaggctgcagcagagtgTGGGCCAGTACCTCTCCACTTCAGGCAGTGCTGGACCCTATTACAAGGTACCACAGGGGAACGTGGGCAAGGGGTGGAGGTCTGGGTGTCCACCATGCCCCGGTGCCAGCCCCTGGAGACCCTTCTCCTCCCATAGCCAGCTGACCAGTTCAATGGGCAGAGCGCCAGCTTCAGCACCTACAGCCAAGCAGCCATCAATGGGGTGAGTGTTGCagcgggcggcgcgggggctCTGCTGGCCTGGCTGGACGCTGAAGGCACGTGCTGCCTCTACAGCCGGGCCGGTCACTGCCGGGCTACCCCAGCTCGCCACTGGCCGGGAACCCCACGCCGCCCATGACACCAGGCAGTGGCATCCCCGCCTATGCGTCCCCTGGGCAGGATGTCAAGTCACCCTTCCTGGCAGACATGAAGCCCAGCGTTGCCCCCCTGCACCCGTCCCCTTCAGGTGGGTGTCCCTGCTGCGGGTGAGGGGGATTTTTGCAGAGATCACCCCCGTGTGTACGGTGCAGACCTCGCTCCTGACAGCTCCGTGGCCTTTTCCCCTTAAATGGAAGGTGGGAGGGAATTCAGAGAAGAGGCGTGCCCACTGCCAGGGTTTGGGGGCTGATTGAGGCAGGAGCGGGCTGCCTGTGTTTAGTGGGAGGGGCTTGCTAAAAGGGTGTGGCCTCAGGGGGCGGGGCTTTATAGGAGTGCTGATTTGGTGGGGGCTTCTGCTTTTAGGGTGGATCGGGAGGGGCTTGGCTATGGTGCGGTTTCCTGGAGCGAGCGGGAGGAATCTGCGGTGGGGTGGGCTTCCTCCAGAGGGGTGGGAGGGGGGTGGTCCCCAGGGGTGGGGCCGCTTTCGGTGGGAGAGGCTTCCTGTATTGCCCGGGGCGCGGTGTCCAGGGTGGGCAGGGTCGCGTAGGTTGGGCTCCCTGCAAGGTGGGTCCTTGTGCGGTGGGCGGAGCGCGGCTGGGGCGTGGCCAGGGTGTGGCTGACGGCCGGGGAAGGTGTCCTTTCCCTGATGGAGGCGTCCCGCAGGGCCGGCCCCCGGCGAGGAGTTGCGGCTGACCTTCCCGGTGCGGGACGGCGTGGTGTTGGAGCCCTTCCGCCTGCAGCACAACCTGGCTGTCAGCAACCACGTCTTCCAGCTCCGTGACTCTGTCTACAAAACCCTCATGATGAGGTGGGGATGCTGGGGGGCACCTTCTGGAGTGTCACACAGTGCTGCTCGGGGGGTGCTCTATGGCACCGTGTGCTGTGGAGTGGGGCtatgctggcagcacagctgggcactgcgTGTGCCATGTGGCACGGGGATGTGTGGCCTGGTatggctgggcacagcactgtccCTGCATCACGGTGTGAAGTGTGGCTTGGCACAGCTGTACTGCCGTGGTTCAGCGTGGTGTCATGGTGTTTGGCACGTTGTGCCACAGCCTGGTGCTTTGGGGCATGGCTTGGCATGGCACGGCATGGTGGGATGTGGTGTGGCTGggcacagtgctgtgctgctgttggggTTTGTCACAGTGCCATATGACTCAGTGTAACATGGAATGGCTTAGCACTGCATGGTTTTGcatggctcagagcagggagcagcatggTGTGGTGACACATGTGGACACACCCCCTGCCCacaccctgcctgtccccaggccTGACCTGGAGCTGCAGTTCAAGTGCTACCACCACGAGGACCGGCAGATGAACACCAACTGGCCGGCCTCCGTGCAGGTGAGCGTCAACGCCACGCCGCTCACCATCGAGCGTGGTGACAACAAGACCTCCCACAAGCCACTCTACCTGAAGCAcgtctgccagcctggcagaaACACTATCCAGATCACTGTCACcgcctgctgctgtgtgagtcACCAGGAGGGTACCAGGAGAGGGAGGGTGCTGGCTGGGGCCGCAGCTCAGCCTCCTGTCTCTCCACAGTCCCACCTGTTcgtcctgcagctggtgcaccGGCCCTCGGTGCGCTCGGTGCTGCAGGGGCTCATCAAGAAGCGCCTGCTCCCCGCTGAGCACTGCATCACCAAAAGTGAGCACCTGGGGCCTAGCAGGATGCACTGTGGCAGGGAG contains:
- the ZMIZ2 gene encoding zinc finger MIZ domain-containing protein 2 isoform X2 yields the protein MSSMNPMKPSLPPAPHGDGSFAYEAVPWQPSTNQPPGSLSVVTTVWGVSNPSQSQVFGSPMGPGGSSSSTPLLPGMAGTSSGMSSPPFLPQQPFAEGAPGKGYVQPSVYGRNTYSNGPGFAASYNGGPSGPGGMGLASHASRATADFTQAAAAAAVAAAAATATATATATVAALQEKQSQELSQYGAMGTGQSFSNQFLPHAGPRGPNSMSPAGMAGVVAPSGVSPVSMSPVRAPGTGPLYGGQRVPQHTYPGPPQSQQLPRQGLKRGYSNEGYPPQQYLQGGQYAAAGAQYPPSAPQSSAPSPSYPGHRLQQSVGQYLSTSGSAGPYYKPADQFNGQSASFSTYSQAAINGPGRSLPGYPSSPLAGNPTPPMTPGSGIPAYASPGQDVKSPFLADMKPSVAPLHPSPSGPAPGEELRLTFPVRDGVVLEPFRLQHNLAVSNHVFQLRDSVYKTLMMRPDLELQFKCYHHEDRQMNTNWPASVQVSVNATPLTIERGDNKTSHKPLYLKHVCQPGRNTIQITVTACCCSHLFVLQLVHRPSVRSVLQGLIKKRLLPAEHCITKIKRNFSSGTIPGTPGPNGEDGVEQTAIKVSLKCPITFRRIQLPARGHDCRHIQCFDLESYLQLNCERGTWRCPVCNKTALLEGLEVDQYMLGILIYIQNSEHEEITIDPTCSWKPVPIKPDVHIKEEPEGPALKRCRTLSPAHMVLPNIMEMIAALGPGSVPFPALSQPPVGAATDYGTPEPFAAPGVPGPSTLSDFIPGPSSISYQPNIPGSLLAPEKPPVPPLPAQLPPAGRMEPSHPVVQTGLHSAPSGSQPSSTLHSRGAGVRPPLGAPAHTTDLVFPPAPSMAAAGDGSEAALDLLPELTNPDELLSYLGPPDLPSSSNDDLLSLFENN
- the ZMIZ2 gene encoding zinc finger MIZ domain-containing protein 2 isoform X1, which gives rise to MSSMNPMKPSLPPAPHGDGSFAYEAVPWQPSTNQPPGSLSVVTTVWGVSNPSQSQVFGSPMGPGGSSSSTPLLPGMAGTSSGMSSPPFLPQQPFAEGAPGKGYVQPSVYGRNTYSNGPGFAASYNGGPSGPGGMGLASHASRATADFTQAAAAAAVAAAAATATATATATVAALQEKQSQELSQYGAMGTGQSFSNQFLPHAGPRGPNSMSPAGMAGVVAPSGVSPVSMSPVRAPGTGPLYGGQRVPQHTYPGPPQSQQLPRQGLKRGYSNEGYPPQQYLQGGQYAAAGAQYPPSAPQSSAPSPSYPGHRLQQSVGQYLSTSGSAGPYYKPADQFNGQSASFSTYSQAAINGPGRSLPGYPSSPLAGNPTPPMTPGSGIPAYASPGQDVKSPFLADMKPSVAPLHPSPSGPAPGEELRLTFPVRDGVVLEPFRLQHNLAVSNHVFQLRDSVYKTLMMRPDLELQFKCYHHEDRQMNTNWPASVQVSVNATPLTIERGDNKTSHKPLYLKHVCQPGRNTIQITVTACCCSHLFVLQLVHRPSVRSVLQGLIKKRLLPAEHCITKIKRNFSSGTIPGTPGPNGEDGVEQTAIKVSLKCPITFRRIQLPARGHDCRHIQCFDLESYLQLNCERGTWRCPVCNKTALLEGLEVDQYMLGILIYIQNSEHEEITIDPTCSWKPVPIKPDVHIKEEPEGPALKRCRTLSPAHMVLPNIMEMIAALGPGSVPFPALSQPPVGAATDYGTPGSSFLGPGGFPEPFAAPGVPGPSTLSDFIPGPSSISYQPNIPGSLLAPEKPPVPPLPAQLPPAGRMEPSHPVVQTGLHSAPSGSQPSSTLHSRGAGVRPPLGAPAHTTDLVFPPAPSMAAAGDGSEAALDLLPELTNPDELLSYLGPPDLPSSSNDDLLSLFENN